From one Actinomyces sp. Marseille-P3109 genomic stretch:
- a CDS encoding DUF4032 domain-containing protein, giving the protein MPQSMKITAATIDPALLDLPWETALEDWPTDVLAALPRGLSRHIVRFVNLSERVIAVKEIGETVAHHEYELLRDLVRLGAPCVHPTAVITGRRSLEGEELNSVLITEHLSYSLPYRALFSQYMRPETATRLIDALAVLLVRLHLLGFYWGDVSLSNTLFRRDAGAFAAYLVDAETGELHPEGLTEGKRLYDIDVARTNIIGELMDLQAGALLEPSVDTIEVGDRIVSRYTELWDVLTAEESFSMDERWRLRRRVQKLNEMGYDVAELTMNTDSQGEHITIQPKVVDAGHYHRQVMRLTGLDVQERQGQRMLNDLEAYRAMSGRSDDPIELVAHAWLAEVFEPTIHSVPIEMRRKLEPAEIFHEILEHRWYMSEAQNRYVTTREAVDDYVATVLPQHRDERAYLGMGDTQEMEAIVFDDVEEQLPEDDAEFAALDEQTLADYEVNPYGFTAGMKFKGE; this is encoded by the coding sequence ATGCCCCAGTCCATGAAGATCACGGCAGCGACGATTGACCCGGCGCTGCTTGACCTCCCTTGGGAGACGGCGCTGGAGGACTGGCCCACCGACGTCCTCGCCGCGCTGCCCCGTGGTCTGTCCCGCCACATCGTGCGCTTCGTCAACCTCTCCGAGCGTGTCATCGCGGTCAAGGAGATTGGCGAGACCGTAGCGCACCACGAGTACGAGCTCCTGCGTGACCTGGTCCGCCTGGGGGCGCCCTGTGTGCATCCGACGGCGGTCATCACCGGTCGGCGCAGCCTGGAGGGGGAAGAGCTCAACTCGGTACTCATCACCGAGCACCTGTCCTACTCCCTGCCCTACCGGGCGCTGTTCAGCCAGTACATGCGGCCCGAGACCGCCACCCGGCTCATCGACGCGCTCGCCGTGCTGCTGGTGCGCCTGCACCTGCTGGGCTTCTACTGGGGGGACGTGTCGCTGTCCAACACGCTCTTCCGCCGGGACGCCGGTGCCTTCGCCGCCTACCTCGTGGATGCCGAGACCGGTGAGCTCCACCCCGAGGGGCTCACCGAGGGCAAGCGTCTCTACGACATCGACGTGGCCCGCACCAACATCATCGGTGAGCTCATGGACCTGCAGGCCGGCGCCCTGCTGGAGCCGAGCGTCGACACCATTGAGGTCGGGGACCGGATCGTCAGCCGCTACACCGAGCTGTGGGACGTCCTCACCGCTGAGGAGTCCTTCTCCATGGACGAGCGCTGGCGCCTGCGCCGCCGCGTCCAGAAGCTCAACGAGATGGGCTACGACGTCGCCGAGCTCACCATGAACACCGACTCTCAAGGGGAGCACATCACCATCCAGCCCAAGGTGGTCGACGCCGGCCACTACCACCGGCAGGTGATGCGGCTGACCGGGCTGGACGTCCAGGAGCGCCAGGGCCAGCGCATGCTCAACGACCTGGAGGCCTACCGGGCCATGTCCGGGCGCAGCGACGACCCCATCGAGCTCGTGGCCCACGCCTGGCTGGCGGAGGTCTTCGAGCCCACCATCCACTCCGTTCCCATCGAGATGCGTCGCAAGCTCGAGCCTGCCGAGATCTTCCACGAGATCCTCGAGCACCGCTGGTACATGTCTGAGGCGCAGAACCGCTACGTCACCACCCGTGAGGCGGTGGATGACTACGTGGCCACGGTCCTGCCCCAGCACCGCGACGAGCGGGCCTACCTCGGGATGGGGGACACCCAGGAGATGGAGGCGATCGTCTTCGACGACGTCGAGGAGCAGCTGCCCGAGGACGACGCCGAATTCGCCGCCCTCGATGAGCAGACACTGGCCGACTATGAGGTCAACCCCTACGGATTCACCGCCGGCATGAAGTTCAAGGGAGAGTAG
- a CDS encoding SDR family oxidoreductase yields MKVAVVGGGASGEAMKRALQAAGAQATLHSRRTGFDVLRDDAAAELSGADAIVEATGRFTTSRRVATEFFTRSTRAVSAAANTLGAKHVLLSIVGCDLPQVQGYGYFAGKSAQERIARESSSRLSLVRSTQWFEFAEQNMKRMRYGPISLVPSMRMRPVSLDAVAEAVAQVALSEFDDQTCQIAGPHVMTLWEMTAQLPNLIARPVPLVVPTDWGLAFRRGALVPGDDVPSTGPTYEQWLQERHPL; encoded by the coding sequence GTGAAGGTGGCAGTTGTTGGGGGCGGCGCCTCCGGTGAGGCGATGAAGCGGGCGCTACAGGCGGCCGGGGCACAGGCGACCCTGCACTCGCGACGCACCGGTTTCGATGTTCTGAGAGACGATGCGGCCGCCGAGCTGTCCGGAGCGGACGCCATCGTGGAGGCGACCGGCAGGTTCACCACCAGCAGGAGGGTCGCCACCGAGTTCTTCACACGTTCGACCCGCGCCGTTTCTGCGGCGGCGAATACTCTGGGTGCCAAGCACGTCCTGCTCTCGATCGTCGGCTGCGACCTTCCCCAGGTGCAGGGATACGGCTACTTCGCGGGCAAGAGTGCGCAGGAGCGGATTGCCCGCGAGTCAAGTAGCCGCCTGTCGCTGGTTCGATCGACCCAGTGGTTCGAGTTCGCCGAGCAGAACATGAAACGTATGCGCTATGGCCCCATCTCGCTGGTTCCCTCGATGAGGATGCGGCCGGTCAGTCTCGACGCCGTTGCCGAGGCGGTCGCACAGGTCGCCTTAAGCGAGTTCGATGACCAGACCTGCCAGATCGCAGGCCCGCATGTCATGACGCTGTGGGAGATGACCGCTCAGTTGCCGAACCTCATTGCGAGGCCGGTCCCCCTGGTGGTTCCCACCGACTGGGGACTCGCCTTCCGTCGTGGCGCACTGGTTCCCGGCGACGATGTCCCTTCAACGGGCCCCACCTACGAGCAGTGGCTGCAGGAGCGGCATCCCCTGTGA
- a CDS encoding ABC transporter ATP-binding protein produces MATVTFENATRIYPGNDRPSVDALNLEIADGEFLVLVGPSGCGKSTSLRMLAGLEDVNAGRILIGDRDVTDVQPKDRDIAMVFQNYALYPHMTVHDNMGFALKIAGTPKAEIDKRVREAAKILGLTEYLDRKPKALSGGQRQRVAMGRAIVRKPKVFLMDEPLSNLDAKLRVQTRTQIASLQRSLGVTTVYVTHDQTEALTMGDRIAVLKDGVLQQVGTPREMYDHPANEFVAGFIGSPAMNLGQFTVKGDVATVGAAKIQLSKATLDAITPEDGGKVTIGFRPESLDVVSAQDEHSIPVRLSFVEELGSDAYIYGELVGAEDSEAKLGSGEDSSQIIVRVPPRTAPEPGETVYVRIRPGQEHIFSASTGKRLPA; encoded by the coding sequence ATGGCAACTGTTACTTTCGAGAACGCCACGCGCATTTACCCGGGCAATGACCGCCCCAGTGTTGACGCTCTCAACCTCGAGATCGCCGATGGCGAGTTCCTCGTGCTCGTTGGCCCCTCCGGCTGCGGTAAGTCCACCTCCCTGCGCATGCTCGCGGGCCTGGAGGATGTCAACGCCGGTCGCATTCTTATTGGTGATCGCGACGTCACCGACGTTCAGCCCAAGGACCGTGACATCGCCATGGTCTTCCAGAACTACGCGCTCTACCCGCACATGACCGTCCACGACAACATGGGCTTCGCCCTGAAGATCGCGGGCACCCCCAAGGCCGAGATCGACAAGCGCGTGCGTGAGGCCGCCAAGATCCTGGGCCTGACCGAGTACCTGGACCGCAAGCCCAAGGCGCTCTCCGGTGGTCAGCGTCAGCGTGTAGCCATGGGGCGCGCCATCGTGCGCAAGCCCAAGGTCTTCCTCATGGACGAGCCGCTGTCCAACCTGGACGCCAAGCTCCGTGTCCAGACCCGCACCCAGATCGCCTCGCTCCAGCGTTCGCTGGGCGTCACCACGGTCTACGTCACCCACGACCAGACCGAGGCCCTCACCATGGGTGACCGCATTGCGGTCCTCAAGGACGGCGTGCTCCAGCAGGTCGGGACCCCGCGCGAGATGTACGACCACCCCGCCAACGAGTTCGTCGCCGGCTTCATCGGCTCGCCGGCCATGAACCTGGGGCAGTTCACGGTCAAGGGCGACGTCGCCACCGTCGGTGCCGCCAAGATCCAGCTGTCCAAGGCGACCCTGGACGCCATCACCCCCGAGGACGGCGGCAAGGTGACCATCGGGTTCCGGCCCGAGTCGCTCGACGTCGTCTCCGCCCAGGACGAGCACTCCATCCCGGTGCGCCTGTCCTTCGTCGAGGAGCTGGGCTCCGACGCCTACATCTACGGCGAGCTCGTGGGTGCCGAGGACTCCGAGGCCAAGCTCGGCTCCGGTGAGGACTCCAGCCAGATCATCGTGCGTGTTCCTCCGCGTACCGCCCCCGAGCCGGGTGAGACCGTCTACGTGCGGATCCGCCCCGGTCAGGAGCACATCTTCTCCGCCTCCACCGGCAAGCGCCTGCCTGCCTGA
- a CDS encoding TetR/AcrR family transcriptional regulator gives MGRKEQIGDAGVRLIARDGVHALTHLQVDTEAGLARGSTSYYARTRRDLLALVVNRLSEGSQADIDDIEIPSSVSRQEAADIVVGILTHMARRADAQAARGALLFELRDDIELRKLLTAEAPVRPPLTRLAERILTAAGIAGASARASDLVGLVDALLMYQAAKAAPVDARDVLRAYLKGLS, from the coding sequence ATGGGCCGCAAGGAGCAGATCGGTGACGCCGGGGTCAGGCTCATCGCCCGTGACGGGGTGCACGCCCTGACCCATTTGCAGGTTGATACCGAGGCGGGGCTGGCGCGTGGGTCGACCTCCTACTACGCCCGCACTCGCCGCGATCTGCTCGCACTCGTGGTCAACCGTCTCTCCGAGGGCTCGCAGGCCGACATCGACGACATCGAGATTCCCTCATCTGTCAGCCGGCAGGAGGCGGCTGACATCGTCGTCGGCATTCTGACGCATATGGCGCGACGCGCCGATGCCCAGGCGGCGCGCGGCGCGCTCCTGTTCGAGCTGCGTGACGACATCGAGCTCCGGAAGCTGCTGACGGCGGAAGCACCGGTCAGGCCGCCCTTGACGCGTCTGGCTGAACGAATCCTCACGGCTGCGGGCATCGCCGGCGCGAGCGCCCGCGCCTCCGACCTGGTGGGCCTGGTGGACGCCCTCCTCATGTATCAGGCGGCCAAGGCGGCCCCCGTGGACGCACGGGACGTGCTGAGGGCCTACCTCAAGGGGCTCAGCTAA